Proteins from a genomic interval of Burkholderia cepacia GG4:
- a CDS encoding MFS transporter, with protein sequence MSTATPAVAQESKVRTVFRVVSGNFLEMYDFMVYGYYASAIAKTYFPSGNAFASLMLSLSVFGAGFLMRPVGAIVLGAYIDHHGRRKGLILTLGLMALGTLAVASVPGYATIGVLAPALVLLGRLLQGFSAGVELGGVSVYLSEIATKGHKGFYTSWQSGSQQVAVVFAAFVGVLLNRVLPAEEMTAWGRIPFLIGCLIVPFLFLIRRSLKETDEFLAKRHRPTMGEIMQSMLDNWGVVIAGMGMVIMTTVSFYMITAYTPTFGKEVLHLSSLDGLVVTVCVGLSNLVWLPLSGALSDRIGRRPVLIAFTVLTLLSAYPAVLWLVAEPSFLRLLAVELWLSFLYGSYNGAMVVALTEVMPADVRTAGFSLAYSLATTIGGFTPAISTLLIHQTGNKAAPGLWLSVAAICGLIATLVLYRTSEARNQYKSA encoded by the coding sequence ATGTCCACAGCAACACCCGCCGTCGCGCAGGAATCGAAAGTCCGGACCGTGTTCCGGGTCGTCAGCGGCAACTTCCTCGAAATGTACGACTTCATGGTCTACGGGTATTACGCGTCGGCCATCGCGAAAACCTACTTTCCGAGCGGCAACGCGTTCGCGTCGCTGATGCTGTCGCTGTCGGTGTTCGGCGCGGGGTTCCTGATGCGGCCGGTCGGTGCGATCGTGCTTGGCGCGTACATCGACCATCATGGTCGCCGCAAGGGGCTGATCCTGACGCTGGGGCTGATGGCGCTCGGCACGCTGGCGGTGGCGTCGGTGCCCGGCTACGCCACGATCGGCGTGCTCGCGCCGGCGCTCGTGCTGCTCGGCCGGTTGCTGCAGGGCTTTTCCGCGGGCGTCGAACTCGGCGGCGTGTCGGTCTACCTGTCCGAGATCGCGACGAAGGGGCACAAGGGGTTCTACACGTCGTGGCAATCGGGCAGCCAGCAGGTGGCGGTCGTATTCGCCGCGTTCGTCGGCGTGTTGCTGAATCGCGTGCTGCCGGCCGAGGAGATGACCGCGTGGGGCCGCATCCCGTTCCTGATCGGCTGCCTGATCGTGCCGTTCCTGTTCCTGATCCGTCGCTCGCTGAAGGAAACCGACGAGTTCCTCGCGAAGCGTCACCGTCCGACGATGGGCGAGATCATGCAGTCGATGCTGGACAACTGGGGTGTCGTGATTGCCGGCATGGGGATGGTGATCATGACGACGGTGTCGTTCTACATGATCACCGCGTATACGCCGACGTTCGGCAAGGAAGTGCTGCACCTGTCGTCGCTCGACGGGCTCGTCGTGACCGTGTGCGTCGGCTTGTCCAACCTCGTGTGGCTACCGCTGTCCGGCGCGCTGTCGGATCGCATCGGACGCCGCCCGGTGCTGATCGCGTTCACGGTCCTCACGCTGCTGTCGGCCTACCCGGCAGTGCTGTGGCTCGTGGCGGAACCGTCGTTCCTGCGGCTGCTCGCGGTCGAGCTGTGGCTGTCGTTCCTGTACGGTTCGTACAACGGCGCGATGGTCGTCGCGCTGACCGAAGTGATGCCGGCCGACGTGCGCACGGCCGGATTCTCGCTCGCATACAGCCTCGCGACCACGATCGGCGGCTTCACGCCCGCGATCTCGACGTTGCTGATCCACCAGACGGGCAACAAGGCGGCACCGGGGCTATGGCTCAGCGTCGCCGCGATTTGCGGGCTGATCGCGACGCTCGTGCTGTATCGCACATCCGAGGCGCGCAACCAGTACAAGTCAGCCTGA
- a CDS encoding DUF2968 domain-containing protein, with the protein MAFRDFSPARCATWIVAMVACAYAGAVWSADATAPVAGTRPAVTSLSGNAAPAVSAAAATDATAQGNVAELTQLLHDARIVEMRTTYNGSYGASLMFDPREMTYYVALFQDKHLWRVIKSQEKSRAEMVYANFVQQTAQLADVEIRRTELQAQKTFLERVIALQANRAQQLQADLSVARSQQAEVAQRQKSAQEQTQALQVEKRAAQMQLRDLQEQVRQLERQTETGLPARK; encoded by the coding sequence TTGGCCTTCCGAGATTTTTCCCCTGCACGATGCGCAACGTGGATCGTTGCGATGGTCGCCTGCGCGTACGCGGGCGCGGTGTGGTCCGCCGATGCGACCGCACCCGTCGCGGGCACCCGCCCCGCGGTGACGAGCCTGAGCGGCAATGCCGCGCCGGCGGTTTCGGCGGCGGCCGCGACGGACGCCACCGCGCAAGGCAACGTCGCCGAACTCACGCAGTTGCTGCACGACGCTCGGATCGTCGAGATGCGTACCACCTACAACGGCAGCTATGGCGCGAGCCTGATGTTCGATCCGCGCGAGATGACGTATTACGTCGCGCTGTTCCAGGACAAGCATCTGTGGCGCGTGATCAAGTCGCAGGAGAAGAGCCGCGCGGAGATGGTGTATGCGAACTTCGTGCAGCAGACTGCGCAGCTCGCGGACGTCGAGATCCGTCGCACCGAATTGCAGGCGCAGAAGACGTTCCTCGAGCGCGTGATCGCACTGCAGGCGAATCGCGCGCAGCAACTGCAGGCCGACCTGAGCGTCGCGCGCAGCCAGCAGGCCGAGGTCGCGCAGCGGCAGAAGTCGGCGCAGGAGCAGACGCAGGCGCTGCAGGTCGAGAAGCGGGCGGCGCAGATGCAGTTGCGCGATCTGCAGGAGCAGGTGCGGCAACTCGAGCGGCAGACCGAAACGGGGTTGCCCGCGCGCAAGTGA
- a CDS encoding GntR family transcriptional regulator — MNALTDAPQDRPAASAVSLADRAYTLIQRDIITMRLKPGAALNEADLVARTGIGRTPVHQAVHRLVLEGLLSVMPRKGLMVQPLSLDDIVAVIDVRRINEAHCVELAARHATPDDLARMAALLDDGQACIDTHDVEGMMELDRAFHQTIAAAARNTVLAEILRALHERSLRFWFVTLSEPHHLSDVQHEHRELFERLAAHDAVGARAAVERHIDSFRATLVQRLRP; from the coding sequence ATGAACGCCCTGACCGACGCCCCGCAAGACCGGCCCGCCGCATCGGCGGTCAGCCTCGCCGACCGCGCGTACACGCTGATCCAGCGCGACATCATCACGATGCGCCTGAAGCCGGGCGCCGCACTCAACGAAGCCGACCTCGTCGCGCGCACCGGCATCGGCCGCACCCCCGTTCACCAGGCCGTGCACCGGCTGGTGCTCGAAGGGCTGCTGTCCGTGATGCCGCGCAAGGGCTTGATGGTGCAGCCGCTGTCGCTCGACGACATCGTCGCGGTGATCGACGTGCGGCGCATCAACGAAGCGCACTGCGTCGAACTCGCCGCGCGCCATGCGACGCCCGACGATCTCGCGCGCATGGCCGCGCTGCTCGACGACGGGCAGGCCTGTATCGACACGCACGACGTCGAGGGCATGATGGAGCTCGACCGTGCGTTTCATCAGACGATCGCCGCCGCAGCGCGCAACACGGTGCTCGCGGAGATACTGCGCGCGCTGCACGAGCGCTCGCTGCGCTTCTGGTTCGTCACGCTGTCCGAGCCGCACCATCTGTCCGACGTCCAGCACGAACACCGCGAACTGTTCGAGCGGCTGGCCGCGCACGACGCCGTCGGCGCGCGCGCAGCCGTCGAACGCCATATCGATTCGTTTCGCGCCACTCTTGTCCAACGTCTTCGCCCCTGA
- a CDS encoding gamma-glutamyl-gamma-aminobutyrate hydrolase: MSENTPSPAGLPGTSSASSNSPRSDSAKTPDALAAPAAAQHVAVDGASPVTAASEPGAAAGSSTAPPKPGAPPPGFGAQPDFDTPRPPPASAQNVPPAYLKQSDTPWSVFGRIIAARARRMFDRAGQRITQRTLRIGVSARIFHPEPGAKGLRGKTLQYLEESIAHWVMSRDVLVFMIPTVGHQGMLHPSNIRLRDYAKHLDGLLLQGGADVSPQTYAASDARPEWPGDRVRDMYELELFHEFVESGKPVLGVCRGCQLINVAFGGSLYQDIATDVPTANAHVSEHYDQHRHAIRFPDSSTLASMFPGRSEAIVNSIHHQAIRDLGRDLNIEAVSAGDGIIEGIRYRRAPFVVGVQWHPEFHRAGGSELLDCTPLLDAFLRSARETRL, translated from the coding sequence ATGAGCGAAAACACGCCTTCCCCGGCCGGTCTGCCCGGCACCTCTTCCGCTTCTTCCAATTCCCCCCGTTCCGATTCGGCGAAAACGCCCGATGCGCTCGCCGCGCCTGCCGCTGCGCAGCACGTCGCGGTGGACGGCGCATCGCCGGTCACGGCCGCGTCCGAGCCGGGCGCTGCCGCCGGCAGCAGTACAGCGCCGCCGAAACCTGGTGCACCGCCGCCCGGCTTCGGCGCGCAGCCCGATTTCGACACGCCGCGACCGCCGCCCGCCAGCGCGCAGAATGTGCCGCCGGCTTACCTGAAACAAAGCGACACGCCGTGGTCGGTGTTCGGCCGGATCATCGCGGCGCGCGCACGACGGATGTTCGACCGTGCCGGCCAGCGCATCACGCAGCGCACGCTGCGCATCGGCGTGTCGGCGCGGATCTTCCATCCGGAGCCGGGTGCGAAGGGGCTGCGCGGCAAGACGCTGCAGTATCTCGAGGAATCGATCGCGCACTGGGTGATGTCGCGCGACGTGCTCGTGTTCATGATTCCGACCGTCGGTCATCAGGGCATGCTGCATCCGAGCAACATCCGCCTGCGTGACTACGCGAAGCACCTCGACGGCCTGCTGCTGCAAGGCGGCGCCGACGTGTCGCCGCAAACCTACGCGGCGTCGGATGCGCGTCCCGAATGGCCTGGCGACCGCGTGCGCGACATGTACGAGCTCGAGCTGTTTCACGAGTTCGTCGAGTCCGGCAAGCCGGTGCTCGGCGTGTGCCGGGGCTGCCAGCTGATCAACGTCGCGTTCGGCGGGTCGCTGTACCAGGACATCGCGACCGATGTGCCGACCGCGAATGCGCACGTGAGCGAGCATTACGACCAGCATCGCCACGCGATCCGCTTCCCCGACTCGTCGACGCTCGCGAGCATGTTCCCCGGGCGCAGCGAAGCGATCGTCAACTCGATCCACCATCAGGCGATCCGCGATCTCGGCCGCGACCTGAACATCGAGGCCGTGTCCGCGGGCGACGGGATCATCGAGGGCATCCGCTACCGGCGCGCGCCGTTCGTCGTCGGCGTGCAATGGCACCCGGAGTTTCATCGCGCGGGCGGTAGCGAGTTGCTCGACTGCACGCCGCTGCTCGATGCATTCCTGCGCTCGGCACGCGAAACGCGCCTGTAG